The Acetivibrio saccincola genome window below encodes:
- a CDS encoding glycosyl hydrolase family 8: MKGAFYTGKYRNIFKEFGYSEKEIEKKIEDAYNTIFYGSDDERLYHQVGDDMSYFLDTGNNDVRTEGMSYAMMMCVQRNWRKEFDCLWKWAKKYMWMEEGENAGYFAWSVAPDGTKNSYGPAPDGEEYFAMALFFAWKRWGDGEGIFEYSKEARDILRECLHKGEDGKPGHPMWNPNNKLIKFVPGMEITDPSYHLPHFYELFALWADEEDREFWKEAAKASREYLKKACHPVTGLAPEYAHYDGTPYMKDNRQRYYSDSYRVAANIGLDYEWFGVDDWQCTCADNIQRFFCETVEGKIDMVYEIDGTIIDEKALHPVAIIATNAQASLAAKGKYRKECVDLFWNTPLRTGNRRYYDNCLYLFALLALSGNYRIWK, from the coding sequence ATGAAGGGAGCATTTTACACAGGAAAATACAGAAACATATTTAAAGAATTTGGCTATTCTGAAAAGGAAATTGAGAAAAAGATTGAAGATGCGTATAATACAATTTTCTATGGTTCAGATGATGAGAGATTGTACCATCAAGTTGGGGACGATATGTCATATTTTTTAGATACCGGGAATAATGATGTGAGAACTGAGGGAATGTCATATGCCATGATGATGTGTGTACAAAGAAATTGGAGAAAGGAATTTGACTGCCTTTGGAAGTGGGCTAAAAAATATATGTGGATGGAAGAAGGGGAAAATGCCGGCTACTTTGCATGGTCTGTAGCACCTGACGGGACAAAAAACTCCTACGGCCCGGCACCTGACGGGGAAGAGTACTTTGCCATGGCGTTGTTTTTTGCGTGGAAGCGCTGGGGTGACGGTGAAGGTATTTTTGAATATTCCAAAGAAGCCAGGGATATATTAAGAGAATGCTTACATAAAGGAGAAGACGGGAAACCGGGACATCCAATGTGGAATCCAAATAACAAGCTTATTAAGTTTGTTCCGGGTATGGAGATTACAGATCCATCGTATCATTTGCCTCATTTTTATGAATTATTTGCCCTGTGGGCGGATGAAGAAGACAGGGAGTTTTGGAAAGAAGCTGCCAAAGCCAGCAGGGAGTACTTAAAGAAAGCCTGTCATCCTGTTACAGGTCTTGCACCGGAGTATGCACATTATGACGGGACACCTTACATGAAAGATAACAGGCAAAGGTACTATAGTGATTCCTACCGTGTAGCTGCCAACATCGGTCTGGATTATGAATGGTTTGGTGTAGATGACTGGCAATGCACATGTGCTGATAATATACAAAGGTTTTTCTGTGAAACCGTTGAAGGTAAAATAGACATGGTGTACGAAATAGACGGGACAATTATTGATGAAAAAGCACTGCATCCTGTTGCAATTATTGCTACAAATGCCCAGGCCTCTTTAGCTGCTAAGGGGAAATACAGAAAAGAATGTGTTGATTTATTTTGGAATACACCATTAAGGACAGGCAACAGGCGTTATTATGACAATTGCCTGTATCTCTTTGCGCTGTTGGCACTAAGCGGAAATTATAGAATATGGAAGTAG
- a CDS encoding DIP1984 family protein, giving the protein MKLAEALILRADYQKRLEQIRERLIRNAKVQEGEKPSENPYDLLNEMNDLINKLTDIVQKINRTNSLTIVENGKTITDLLAKRDSISQKRSILESLINATTIKLDRYSKSEVKYFSTVDVAKIQKEIDTLSKEYREIDTKIQENNWKIELKED; this is encoded by the coding sequence ATGAAACTTGCAGAAGCACTGATATTAAGAGCAGATTATCAGAAGAGGCTTGAACAAATCCGGGAAAGATTAATTAGAAACGCTAAAGTTCAGGAAGGAGAAAAACCTTCAGAAAATCCCTATGATTTATTGAATGAAATGAATGACCTTATAAATAAACTTACTGATATTGTACAAAAAATTAATAGAACTAATTCATTAACTATAGTAGAAAATGGGAAAACCATCACGGACTTATTAGCAAAAAGAGATTCAATTTCTCAAAAAAGAAGCATTCTGGAGTCCTTGATAAATGCGACAACAATTAAACTTGACAGGTATAGTAAATCAGAAGTGAAATATTTCAGTACAGTAGATGTGGCAAAAATACAAAAAGAAATAGATACGTTGTCTAAGGAATACAGGGAAATTGATACAAAAATTCAGGAAAACAATTGGAAAATTGAGTTAAAAGAAGATTAA
- a CDS encoding nucleotidyltransferase domain-containing protein, which produces MRDTIIKKLEEIERENDVKILYAVESGSRGWGFESPDSDYDVRFIYIHKPDWYLSIQSRKDVIELPINDLLDINGWDIRKTLVLFSKSNPTLLEWLTSSIIYKQSGNFIEALKTLQEEYFRSASCVYHYLHMAEGNYREYLKGDLVKLKKYFYVLRPIMACMWVEKYKTQPPMLFETLLNSLITDPVLLKEINNLLRQKRISKEMDEGYRIDVINEFLEEKILYFNEYVKQLDSDTSKNVEHLDRLFRETLQEVWR; this is translated from the coding sequence TTGAGGGATACAATAATTAAAAAACTTGAAGAAATAGAAAGGGAAAATGACGTTAAGATCCTTTATGCCGTTGAATCCGGCAGCCGGGGCTGGGGATTTGAATCTCCTGACAGTGATTATGATGTTCGTTTTATTTATATTCATAAACCTGATTGGTATTTGTCAATACAAAGTAGAAAGGATGTTATAGAACTTCCTATTAATGATTTGTTGGATATTAACGGTTGGGATATAAGAAAAACATTGGTGCTATTTAGTAAATCAAATCCTACCCTTTTAGAATGGCTGACTTCTTCCATTATTTATAAGCAAAGCGGTAATTTTATAGAAGCACTTAAAACATTACAAGAAGAATATTTCAGATCGGCTTCGTGTGTATATCATTATTTGCATATGGCTGAGGGCAATTATAGGGAATATTTAAAAGGCGATCTTGTAAAATTAAAAAAGTATTTTTATGTGCTTAGGCCAATAATGGCCTGTATGTGGGTAGAAAAATATAAAACGCAGCCTCCTATGCTTTTTGAAACACTGCTTAACTCATTGATTACAGATCCTGTTCTTTTAAAAGAGATTAATAATTTACTAAGACAAAAAAGAATAAGTAAAGAAATGGATGAAGGATATAGAATTGATGTAATAAATGAGTTTTTAGAAGAGAAGATACTCTATTTTAACGAATATGTCAAACAATTAGACAGTGATACAAGCAAAAATGTGGAGCATTTAGACAGGTTATTTAGAGAAACATTACAAGAAGTCTGGAGATGA
- a CDS encoding family 43 glycosylhydrolase has translation MKKKLSILLLISIVVWIIIGGPFLSATGSGVTILGYEDQIIETAKSMLTIPNSNDIRGNITLPTKLNVNGNIVNISWTSDKPHVINTNEIQNSNYYSTPPGVVTRQAADTDVTLTAFLSYGMSTGTVNIKVKVKAKPVPVKESDYKGYLFAYFSGANRPDAEQIYFAASEDGLFWTELNKNNPVLVSNVGDKGVRDPFIIRSPEGDKFYMVATDLRIANGAGWTAAQRSGSKCVVVWESNDLVNWSKERLVKVARDDAGCTWAPEIVYDDITGEYVLFWASRVAQDNYAKQRIYMAKTRDFYTFTEPVLWIEKSHDVIDTTVIKHNGMYYRFSKNESNKTIFIEKASQFLSNNYQQVFSQSVGSLSGVEGPAVFKFNGENKWCLLLDDYGGSGYFPMVTHDISTGEFTKLSPSQYSLPSAPRHGTVIQITQSEYDAVMEKWAGRQKPQKDPVLEYKFDERLSGRTIVDTSGNNNTGTLNGNATYVMDRKKNSQVLYLDGTSGTFAAFPQGFFDGMSTMTISMDIKPVTVSGNFFTFTIGKDNVKYMFLRTRDTEIRNAITLNSYGSEQDAKITTAPIANKWMNIKLVITPRTMAIYKDGYLLGKNNNISISVSNLGSDLLAYLGKSFYSADLYFKGYFDNVKVYNRALSQEEIEKEFGIKNEAIKIISAEDVVIKINKGEEIKLPSRVNVKYSNGTSGTARVVWDSFDEKELLNSGSITVEGTLYNNEYNNPLILNRADPFIYRHTDGYYYFTASYMDASSGRNNVGMYQYDRIVIRRAKTIEGLSSAEEKVIYTKAPLEGNKSPHVWAPEIHFIDGDWYIYYATTASNTDVWQIRPHVLKCPGNLDPMVKSNWQDLGQMRKVNPSDMAFRGFSLDATVFEHKGVRYLVWAQNDPYSNLYIARMVDPITIDNAVKIAEPVYDWEKQGHQVNEGAAVIKRNGKIFLTYSASATDASYCVGLLTADENSNLLNPDSWVKKPEPIMWSNASTGQYGPGHNSFTVSEDGVDDIIVYHARREERYISNNYEPLYDAGRHTRIQKLYWNPDGTPYFGIPAPDGKVVSQIKVSAKIINEMQTGIKGDINGDGEVDSRDCAMLTRHLLNITELSEKVHFNADVTGDGVIDSRDYSLMIRFILGVIPSL, from the coding sequence GTGAAAAAAAAGCTGTCTATTTTATTGCTTATATCAATAGTTGTGTGGATAATTATAGGAGGACCATTCCTTAGTGCAACGGGCAGCGGCGTAACTATTTTAGGTTATGAAGACCAGATTATAGAAACTGCCAAAAGCATGTTAACAATTCCTAATTCAAATGATATCCGGGGAAATATTACACTGCCTACAAAGCTTAATGTCAACGGAAATATAGTAAACATTTCATGGACAAGCGACAAACCCCATGTGATAAATACCAATGAAATTCAAAATTCAAACTACTACAGTACCCCGCCGGGTGTTGTAACAAGGCAGGCAGCTGATACAGATGTAACTTTAACTGCCTTTCTTTCCTATGGAATGTCAACCGGCACGGTGAATATAAAAGTTAAAGTAAAGGCAAAACCTGTACCGGTTAAAGAATCAGACTATAAAGGATATTTATTTGCATATTTTAGCGGTGCCAACAGGCCGGATGCAGAACAAATTTATTTTGCTGCAAGTGAGGACGGCCTCTTCTGGACGGAACTTAACAAGAACAATCCTGTACTGGTTTCAAATGTGGGGGACAAAGGAGTAAGAGACCCGTTTATTATTCGTTCCCCGGAAGGAGATAAATTCTACATGGTTGCAACAGACCTTAGAATTGCAAACGGGGCAGGATGGACTGCGGCACAGCGTTCAGGAAGCAAATGTGTTGTTGTGTGGGAGTCAAATGACCTGGTAAACTGGTCAAAAGAAAGACTTGTTAAGGTGGCAAGGGACGATGCAGGGTGTACATGGGCTCCTGAAATTGTATATGACGACATAACAGGGGAGTATGTACTTTTTTGGGCGTCAAGGGTGGCACAGGACAATTATGCAAAACAAAGGATATATATGGCTAAAACCAGAGATTTCTACACTTTCACAGAACCTGTTTTGTGGATAGAAAAATCCCATGATGTAATTGATACCACTGTAATAAAGCATAATGGAATGTATTACAGGTTTTCAAAAAATGAATCAAATAAAACCATTTTTATAGAAAAGGCAAGTCAGTTCCTCAGTAACAACTACCAACAGGTTTTTTCGCAAAGTGTGGGCAGCTTAAGTGGTGTTGAAGGACCGGCTGTTTTTAAATTTAACGGGGAAAATAAATGGTGTCTTTTACTGGATGATTACGGTGGAAGCGGATATTTTCCAATGGTCACTCACGACATTTCCACAGGGGAATTTACAAAACTCTCCCCGTCACAATATTCCCTGCCTTCAGCGCCACGGCACGGAACAGTGATTCAAATTACCCAATCTGAATATGATGCTGTTATGGAAAAATGGGCCGGAAGGCAAAAACCCCAAAAAGATCCGGTACTTGAATATAAATTTGATGAAAGATTATCCGGCAGGACTATTGTCGATACTTCAGGAAACAACAACACAGGCACTTTAAACGGTAATGCAACCTATGTAATGGACAGGAAGAAAAATTCACAAGTTTTGTATTTAGACGGTACCTCAGGTACATTTGCTGCTTTTCCCCAGGGCTTTTTTGACGGGATGAGTACAATGACAATTTCAATGGATATAAAGCCTGTTACTGTTTCAGGTAATTTTTTCACCTTTACCATAGGAAAAGACAATGTAAAATACATGTTTTTAAGAACAAGGGATACTGAAATAAGAAATGCCATTACATTAAATTCCTACGGCAGTGAACAGGATGCAAAAATAACTACAGCCCCTATAGCAAATAAGTGGATGAATATAAAGCTTGTAATTACACCAAGAACCATGGCAATTTATAAAGACGGCTATCTTCTTGGGAAAAACAACAATATATCCATTTCAGTTTCAAATTTAGGCTCTGATTTATTGGCGTATTTAGGAAAATCCTTTTATTCAGCAGATCTTTATTTTAAAGGATATTTTGATAATGTGAAGGTATACAACCGTGCTCTTTCACAAGAAGAAATTGAAAAGGAATTTGGCATTAAAAATGAAGCCATAAAAATAATAAGTGCAGAAGATGTTGTGATAAAAATAAATAAGGGAGAAGAGATTAAGCTTCCTTCAAGGGTAAATGTAAAATACAGCAACGGAACTTCCGGTACTGCCAGGGTGGTATGGGATTCATTTGATGAAAAAGAGCTTCTCAATTCAGGCAGTATAACGGTGGAAGGGACTTTATATAACAATGAATATAATAATCCTCTCATATTAAACAGGGCGGACCCTTTCATATACAGACATACTGACGGCTACTATTACTTTACCGCATCATATATGGACGCCTCTTCCGGACGCAATAATGTGGGTATGTACCAGTATGACCGGATTGTAATAAGAAGGGCAAAAACCATTGAAGGCCTTTCTTCTGCAGAGGAAAAAGTAATATATACAAAAGCTCCGTTGGAAGGAAACAAAAGTCCCCATGTCTGGGCGCCGGAAATACACTTTATTGACGGGGATTGGTATATTTATTATGCAACTACGGCATCCAATACCGATGTATGGCAAATACGCCCCCATGTGTTAAAGTGTCCGGGGAATTTGGATCCAATGGTAAAATCAAATTGGCAGGACTTGGGTCAGATGAGAAAGGTAAATCCTTCAGATATGGCCTTTAGAGGTTTTTCACTGGATGCAACGGTTTTTGAACATAAGGGCGTAAGATATTTGGTTTGGGCTCAAAATGACCCTTACTCTAATTTGTATATTGCCAGGATGGTGGATCCTATAACCATTGATAATGCAGTAAAAATCGCCGAACCTGTTTACGATTGGGAAAAGCAGGGACACCAAGTAAATGAGGGAGCAGCTGTAATTAAGAGAAACGGCAAAATATTTCTCACTTACTCTGCCAGTGCTACAGATGCATCTTACTGTGTCGGGCTTTTAACAGCTGATGAAAACAGCAATTTATTAAACCCTGATTCATGGGTAAAAAAACCTGAACCTATTATGTGGTCTAATGCATCAACGGGTCAATACGGTCCCGGGCATAATTCATTTACAGTTTCAGAAGACGGTGTGGATGATATTATTGTGTACCATGCAAGGAGAGAAGAAAGGTATATAAGCAACAATTATGAACCCCTTTACGATGCAGGCAGGCATACCCGTATACAGAAACTATACTGGAATCCTGATGGCACCCCTTATTTTGGCATACCGGCTCCGGACGGGAAGGTGGTATCCCAAATAAAGGTAAGTGCAAAGATTATAAATGAAATGCAAACAGGTATAAAAGGCGACATCAACGGGGACGGGGAAGTGGATTCAAGGGACTGTGCCATGTTGACAAGACATTTATTAAACATAACCGAACTTTCAGAGAAGGTACACTTTAATGCTGATGTTACCGGTGACGGGGTTATAGATTCAAGGGATTATTCATTGATGATAAGATTTATACTCGGGGTTATACCTTCACTTTGA
- a CDS encoding ABC transporter ATP-binding protein, producing MSTKIELKNLSKTFIHNNKPLEVLKNINITLKENQFVSLIGPSGCGKSTILRILVGLEKDFTGDILVSGRKLSKTSAQFAYMPQKDLLMPWRTVYKNITLAPEISGKLDKLQDLNLSRLIKEFGLEGFENFYPSEISGGMRQRANLLRTFLMNSDIMLLDEPFGALDAITRMEMQEWLLGVLNEHKKTVLFITHDIDEAVILSDRVYVLSKRPASVTATVDIGLKRPRTREILTTQEFLNYKNIILKALK from the coding sequence ATGAGTACTAAAATTGAACTTAAAAATTTAAGCAAAACATTTATACATAATAACAAACCCCTTGAGGTGTTAAAGAATATAAATATAACCCTCAAGGAAAACCAATTTGTGTCTTTAATAGGTCCCAGTGGCTGCGGCAAAAGCACAATACTTAGAATTTTAGTTGGTTTGGAAAAAGACTTTACCGGGGACATTTTAGTCTCCGGCAGAAAACTTTCCAAAACTTCAGCACAATTTGCCTACATGCCTCAAAAGGACCTCTTAATGCCCTGGCGCACTGTGTACAAAAACATCACTCTTGCACCTGAGATTAGTGGAAAGCTTGATAAATTACAGGATTTAAACTTATCAAGATTAATTAAGGAATTTGGACTTGAGGGGTTTGAAAATTTCTACCCCTCTGAAATATCAGGTGGAATGAGACAGCGTGCAAACCTCCTTAGAACCTTTTTAATGAACAGCGATATAATGCTTTTGGACGAACCCTTTGGCGCATTAGATGCAATAACCCGCATGGAAATGCAGGAATGGCTGTTAGGGGTACTTAATGAACACAAAAAAACCGTGCTCTTTATCACCCATGACATTGACGAAGCTGTTATTCTCTCAGACAGGGTTTATGTACTGTCTAAAAGACCAGCTTCCGTCACTGCCACAGTGGATATCGGTCTTAAAAGACCCAGGACACGGGAAATTCTTACAACACAGGAGTTTTTAAATTATAAAAACATTATATTAAAGGCACTTAAATAA
- a CDS encoding ABC transporter substrate-binding protein, protein MKKNILKLLFTLIIISLSLTSLLSGCTKQETVEPEDTIPSKGSTDNLDSTDNLQDVTFVLDWTPNTNHTGVYVAKVKGFFEKEGLNVSIIQPGESSADQLVASNTAQFGISYQEGVTFARSADIPIVSIAAVIQHNTSGFGSLKSKGINSPKDFEGKKYGGWGSEVETAMVKQIVKDAGGDPEKVEILTTGTLDFLTASETGQIDFAWIFEGWDYINATNKGAEINYISLRELSDIFDYYTPVIITNENNINNNPELVKSFMRAVQEGYKFAMENPDEAAECLLELAPELDRELVVKSQKYLASKYQDDAPYWGMQKKEVWERYMNWLYQNEFIPSPIDVEKAFTNEFLQGE, encoded by the coding sequence ATGAAAAAAAATATACTAAAGCTATTATTTACATTGATTATTATTAGCCTGTCTTTGACAAGTCTTCTGTCAGGCTGTACAAAGCAGGAAACTGTAGAGCCGGAGGATACCATACCTTCAAAAGGGAGTACTGATAATTTAGACAGTACTGATAATTTGCAAGATGTAACATTTGTATTAGACTGGACTCCCAATACAAATCACACCGGGGTTTATGTGGCAAAGGTAAAGGGTTTTTTTGAAAAAGAAGGTCTTAATGTTTCTATAATACAGCCCGGTGAATCTTCCGCCGACCAGCTTGTGGCATCAAATACCGCCCAGTTTGGTATAAGTTATCAAGAAGGAGTTACATTTGCACGTTCTGCAGATATACCTATAGTTTCAATTGCAGCTGTAATCCAGCACAACACCTCCGGATTTGGCTCACTGAAGTCAAAGGGAATAAATTCCCCTAAGGATTTTGAAGGTAAAAAGTACGGCGGTTGGGGTTCTGAAGTTGAAACTGCAATGGTAAAGCAAATTGTAAAAGATGCCGGAGGGGATCCGGAAAAGGTTGAAATACTTACTACAGGTACTTTGGACTTCTTAACCGCCAGTGAAACAGGTCAAATTGACTTTGCCTGGATTTTTGAAGGTTGGGATTATATAAATGCCACAAATAAAGGAGCAGAAATCAACTATATTTCCCTAAGGGAGCTTTCAGACATCTTTGACTACTACACTCCTGTAATAATAACAAACGAAAACAATATCAACAACAACCCTGAACTTGTTAAAAGCTTTATGAGGGCTGTACAGGAAGGTTATAAATTTGCAATGGAAAATCCTGACGAGGCCGCAGAATGCCTTTTAGAACTTGCACCGGAGCTTGACAGGGAACTTGTTGTAAAAAGCCAAAAGTATCTTGCTTCAAAGTACCAGGATGACGCTCCATACTGGGGTATGCAAAAAAAAGAAGTGTGGGAAAGGTATATGAACTGGCTTTACCAAAATGAATTCATCCCTTCCCCTATTGATGTGGAAAAAGCATTTACCAATGAGTTTTTGCAAGGAGAGTAA
- a CDS encoding ABC transporter permease, translating into MKRFPSTGNPIYPSIALVLFVILWEVVVKVKDIKEYVLPAPSAILNEFIKSKDLLLSHSITTITETVLGFILGVILAVLLSVIMSNFKIIRSIFYPFMVLSQTVPIIVIAPLITIWFGIGIVSKLIVCVLVVFFPVALSLTEGLNSYDRDFEELLKCMNASRMQIFTKVKLPSALVHFFSGLKLAAAYAVMGTVMSEWTGAQKGLGIFLTRSMKSFKTAAMFADIVIISLFSILLFAIISIIEKKTIKWELKG; encoded by the coding sequence ATGAAAAGATTTCCAAGTACAGGTAATCCCATTTATCCGTCCATAGCCCTTGTACTTTTTGTCATTTTGTGGGAAGTGGTTGTAAAAGTAAAAGATATAAAAGAATATGTCCTGCCGGCACCTTCGGCTATTTTAAATGAGTTTATAAAGTCTAAGGATTTACTCCTTTCCCACTCAATTACAACAATAACCGAAACTGTTTTAGGCTTTATATTAGGTGTAATATTGGCGGTTTTATTGTCTGTAATAATGAGCAATTTTAAAATTATACGCAGCATCTTTTACCCTTTTATGGTGCTTTCTCAAACCGTACCAATAATTGTAATTGCCCCATTAATTACAATTTGGTTTGGGATAGGTATTGTGTCAAAATTAATTGTCTGTGTGCTGGTGGTTTTCTTCCCTGTGGCTCTTAGCCTTACGGAAGGATTAAACTCATATGACAGAGACTTTGAAGAACTTCTTAAATGCATGAATGCAAGCAGGATGCAGATTTTTACCAAAGTAAAACTCCCCTCAGCATTGGTCCACTTCTTTTCAGGACTAAAGCTTGCAGCGGCATATGCCGTAATGGGGACTGTAATGTCTGAGTGGACCGGGGCACAAAAGGGACTAGGTATTTTCCTCACCCGCTCAATGAAATCCTTTAAAACTGCTGCAATGTTTGCAGATATTGTGATAATTTCACTTTTTAGTATTTTATTATTTGCAATTATAAGCATAATAGAAAAGAAAACAATAAAATGGGAGTTAAAAGGATGA
- a CDS encoding MTH1187 family thiamine-binding protein: MANINVSLQVLPSVPEERVYPVVDKVIEMIKESGVKYEVGPMETTMEGDLDTLLEIVKKAQKICTQEGAKRVVSVVKIDYKEEGVTMDEKISKYR, encoded by the coding sequence ATGGCAAATATAAATGTATCACTTCAGGTTTTGCCAAGTGTACCTGAAGAAAGGGTTTATCCTGTTGTGGACAAGGTAATTGAAATGATAAAAGAAAGCGGTGTCAAATATGAAGTAGGTCCAATGGAAACAACTATGGAAGGGGACTTGGACACCCTTTTGGAAATTGTCAAAAAGGCACAAAAAATCTGTACGCAGGAAGGGGCAAAAAGGGTTGTATCTGTAGTTAAAATTGACTACAAAGAGGAAGGCGTGACCATGGATGAAAAGATTTCCAAGTACAGGTAA
- a CDS encoding STM3941 family protein, giving the protein MDKIVIKQNQLKQFSLLLLSIIMVVSSVFVFFINMPIFGITFVSKIIGAAGIIFFGAASIYIIKCFIKPKAVLVIDRNGITDNSSAVSIGFIPWHDIKSVYIKDVLNESFICIDVENIEEKLKGLSSFKKNMIKRNLKTGAPPVSITLGSTSYKPEKVLEIIKNYKEVYNQ; this is encoded by the coding sequence ATGGATAAGATAGTTATTAAACAGAATCAATTAAAACAGTTTTCGCTGCTATTACTCAGTATTATAATGGTTGTATCATCAGTTTTTGTGTTTTTTATCAACATGCCTATATTTGGTATTACTTTTGTTAGTAAAATAATAGGAGCTGCTGGAATTATATTTTTTGGAGCTGCTTCAATTTATATAATTAAATGCTTTATAAAACCTAAAGCTGTCCTTGTTATTGACCGGAATGGTATTACAGATAACTCCAGTGCTGTTAGTATTGGTTTTATTCCATGGCATGATATAAAATCAGTCTACATTAAAGATGTGCTTAATGAGTCTTTTATTTGTATTGATGTTGAAAATATAGAAGAAAAACTAAAAGGTTTATCTTCATTTAAAAAAAACATGATAAAGAGGAATTTAAAAACAGGAGCCCCGCCGGTGTCAATAACACTTGGATCAACTAGCTATAAACCGGAGAAGGTTTTAGAAATTATTAAAAATTACAAAGAAGTTTATAATCAATAG
- a CDS encoding S-methyl-5'-thioadenosine phosphorylase yields MDYKVDIGVFGGSGFYSFLSNVVEIEVDTPYGKPSDKIAIADYAGKKIAFLPRHGKAHQFPPHMIPYRANLYAMKMLGAKKILAPTASGSLKPEIKPGDFVICDQFVDRTTGRKDTFFDGPVTKHISSAHPYCSELRQIAINAGKDLGITTHEKGTVVVIQGPRFSTVAESRWFSKMGWDVINMTQYPEVYLAKELGICYANIALITDYDAGLEGRDDIAPVTEEEVLKVFDENNEKVKKMLFEIIKRIDTDSKNCDCPEFDLKELSLP; encoded by the coding sequence ATGGACTACAAAGTTGATATAGGTGTATTCGGCGGTTCAGGATTTTATTCTTTTTTATCAAATGTAGTGGAAATAGAAGTTGATACTCCTTATGGAAAACCCAGCGACAAAATAGCCATTGCTGATTATGCAGGAAAGAAAATTGCTTTTTTGCCCCGCCACGGCAAGGCACATCAATTCCCACCGCATATGATTCCATACAGGGCCAATCTTTATGCAATGAAAATGTTGGGGGCAAAAAAAATACTTGCACCTACGGCTTCAGGGAGTTTAAAGCCTGAAATAAAGCCTGGGGATTTTGTGATATGCGATCAGTTTGTCGACAGGACAACAGGACGTAAAGACACCTTTTTTGACGGTCCTGTAACTAAGCATATCAGTTCTGCCCATCCCTATTGTTCTGAACTTAGACAAATTGCTATAAATGCAGGAAAAGATTTAGGAATTACAACTCATGAAAAGGGAACTGTAGTTGTTATTCAGGGACCTAGGTTTTCAACAGTTGCCGAAAGCAGATGGTTTAGTAAAATGGGCTGGGATGTAATAAATATGACTCAATACCCCGAAGTTTACCTTGCAAAAGAACTGGGAATATGCTATGCAAATATAGCCCTTATCACAGATTATGATGCAGGACTTGAAGGACGTGACGATATAGCGCCTGTTACTGAAGAGGAAGTTTTAAAGGTATTTGACGAAAATAATGAAAAAGTTAAAAAAATGCTGTTTGAAATTATTAAAAGAATTGACACAGACTCAAAAAACTGTGACTGCCCTGAGTTTGACTTAAAGGAATTGTCTTTACCGTAA
- a CDS encoding TraR/DksA C4-type zinc finger protein — protein sequence MDNNIDNSAQSNITNNINELKIDTLKQLLHKQKEEIENTINNMKNHKIAEQDVDSPGELSNYDNHPAEIATELFQFELNNALKVHEEHLLQEINEALDKIDNGKYGKCEICDEEISYERLEALPYSRLCIDCEKDREEKMATLKNQRPVEEKVIDIPIGRKYLNSREDDEFEGIDQLNDLLKQGSADTPQDMGGYEDYEEFYTNKLDRQGIVDPMGNISNEQYKNQLP from the coding sequence ATGGATAATAATATAGATAACAGCGCACAAAGCAATATAACCAATAATATAAATGAATTGAAAATAGATACATTAAAGCAATTACTTCATAAGCAAAAAGAAGAAATTGAAAATACAATAAATAATATGAAAAACCATAAGATTGCAGAACAAGATGTGGATTCTCCCGGTGAACTGTCTAATTATGATAACCATCCTGCAGAAATTGCAACGGAATTATTTCAGTTTGAGCTAAATAATGCCCTTAAAGTACATGAAGAGCATCTGTTACAGGAAATAAATGAAGCTTTGGACAAAATAGATAATGGTAAATATGGAAAATGTGAGATTTGTGATGAAGAAATTTCATATGAAAGGCTTGAAGCACTGCCTTATTCCAGGCTTTGCATTGATTGTGAAAAAGATAGGGAGGAAAAAATGGCAACTTTAAAGAATCAGAGACCTGTAGAGGAAAAGGTTATAGATATACCTATAGGAAGAAAGTATCTTAATTCAAGGGAAGATGATGAATTTGAAGGAATAGACCAGTTAAATGATCTTTTAAAACAGGGTTCAGCAGACACTCCCCAGGATATGGGCGGATATGAAGACTATGAAGAATTCTATACAAATAAATTGGACAGACAAGGAATAGTGGATCCTATGGGTAATATATCTAATGAACAGTATAAAAATCAACTTCCGTAA